A portion of the Microlunatus phosphovorus NM-1 genome contains these proteins:
- the efeO gene encoding iron uptake system protein EfeO, with translation MTLSFCRRPGRRTLAATASLALALPLLAACTDNAPAAGGNDASADPRALTVTATDTTCEVSTNTAPSGNLRFSVTNNGSKVNEFYLLASDGLRIVGEVENIGPGLTRDLVLQAPPGSYFTACKPGMIGDGIRAEFAVSDSGETLAPNEDEKELVAQANALYAAYVRDQTEQLLVKTEEFTKAFIAGDDDRARELYAPTRVHWERVETVAESFGDLDPEMDAREADLEKGQKWTGWHRIEKDLWSERAKNYTAMTPAERKEYADNLLANTKTLYERTRDMTFTADQIANGSKGLLDEVATGKVTGEEEYWSRTDLWDFQANVDGARVAFDGLKPLLEARGETELENQIETKFVALQELLDQHKKGDGFVYYNELTPDQVKELSNAVNALSEPLSKLTAAVI, from the coding sequence ATGACCCTGTCCTTCTGCCGCCGCCCAGGCCGCCGTACGCTCGCCGCCACGGCGTCGCTCGCGCTCGCCTTGCCTCTGCTGGCCGCCTGCACCGACAACGCCCCCGCAGCGGGTGGAAACGACGCCTCGGCCGATCCGCGTGCGCTCACCGTCACGGCGACCGACACCACCTGCGAGGTCTCGACCAACACCGCACCCTCGGGCAATCTGCGATTCAGCGTGACCAACAACGGCAGCAAGGTCAACGAGTTCTATCTGCTGGCCTCCGACGGCCTGCGGATCGTCGGCGAGGTGGAGAACATCGGACCGGGGCTGACCCGCGACCTGGTGTTGCAGGCTCCCCCGGGGTCCTACTTCACCGCCTGCAAGCCGGGCATGATCGGCGACGGCATCCGCGCCGAGTTCGCCGTCTCCGACTCCGGCGAGACGCTGGCGCCGAACGAGGACGAGAAGGAGCTGGTCGCGCAGGCCAACGCGCTCTACGCGGCCTACGTACGCGATCAGACCGAGCAGTTGCTGGTCAAGACCGAAGAGTTCACCAAGGCCTTCATCGCCGGGGACGACGACCGAGCCCGCGAGCTGTATGCCCCGACCCGGGTGCACTGGGAGCGAGTCGAGACCGTCGCGGAGTCGTTCGGTGACCTCGACCCGGAGATGGACGCCCGCGAGGCCGACCTGGAGAAGGGCCAGAAGTGGACGGGCTGGCACAGGATCGAGAAGGACCTGTGGTCGGAGCGGGCCAAGAACTACACCGCGATGACGCCTGCGGAGCGGAAGGAGTACGCGGACAATCTGCTGGCCAACACCAAGACCCTGTACGAGCGCACCCGGGACATGACGTTCACCGCCGACCAGATCGCCAACGGCTCGAAGGGGCTGCTGGACGAGGTGGCGACCGGCAAGGTCACGGGCGAGGAGGAGTACTGGTCGCGGACCGACCTGTGGGACTTCCAGGCCAACGTCGACGGTGCCCGGGTCGCGTTCGATGGGCTGAAGCCGCTGCTGGAAGCGCGGGGCGAGACCGAGTTGGAGAACCAGATCGAGACCAAGTTCGTCGCCTTGCAGGAGCTGCTGGATCAGCACAAGAAGGGTGACGGGTTCGTCTACTACAACGAGCTCACGCCGGATCAGGTCAAGGAGCTCTCCAACGCGGTCAACGCCTTGTCCGAGCCCCTGTCCAAGCTCACTGCGGCCGTGATCTAG
- the tenA gene encoding thiaminase II, protein MSTKAETIASHSTAVLSFSQQLWESGAATYAEILRHPFLTGLTDGTLSKDAFRYFVIQDSHYLRAYARALSLVSARATDPEAVALFAGHASDAIAVEKELHVSLLHGLGLTAAAVDAAGSGPTTTAYASYLLGVCATGTYAEALAAVLPCYWVYRDVGRELLTRSSPDPLYAQWIASYGSPEFDAVVESVLAVTDGLGSDIGPSERVRCHEHFAVTTRYEWMFWDAAYQQLSWPI, encoded by the coding sequence GTGTCCACGAAAGCCGAGACCATCGCCAGCCACTCGACCGCAGTCCTCTCGTTCAGCCAGCAGCTATGGGAGTCCGGAGCAGCCACGTACGCCGAGATCCTGCGCCATCCGTTCCTCACCGGGCTGACCGACGGGACGCTCAGCAAGGACGCCTTTCGCTATTTCGTGATCCAGGACAGTCACTATCTCCGCGCCTACGCCCGCGCGCTGTCGCTGGTGTCGGCCCGGGCGACCGACCCGGAGGCCGTGGCGCTGTTCGCGGGCCACGCCTCGGACGCGATCGCGGTGGAGAAGGAACTGCACGTCAGTCTGCTGCACGGGCTCGGGCTCACCGCGGCGGCCGTCGACGCCGCCGGCTCGGGACCGACGACCACCGCGTACGCCTCATATCTGCTGGGCGTCTGCGCGACCGGTACGTATGCGGAGGCTCTCGCCGCGGTCTTGCCCTGCTATTGGGTCTATCGCGATGTCGGCCGGGAGCTGCTGACACGTTCCTCCCCGGACCCGCTGTATGCGCAGTGGATCGCCAGCTACGGCTCACCCGAGTTCGACGCCGTGGTCGAGTCCGTCCTGGCCGTCACCGACGGACTCGGCAGCGACATCGGCCCCTCGGAGCGGGTCCGCTGCCACGAGCACTTCGCGGTCACGACCCGCTATGAGTGGATGTTCTGGGACGCTGCCTACCAGCAGTTGAGCTGGCCGATCTGA
- a CDS encoding AI-2E family transporter, with protein sequence MATSSNPRYKPEQRSTTSVPTVVLTLAGIVIVCAAMKMTAAIIAPVLLAFFLMMIFRPLMAELERRRVPRGVTIVLSMLLVYGVIVFLGVCVYLALARFAMIVAENGDKFTEVARLAAQVAAQFGVDPTNVQQIFTIISPARLVNLASTLLSVSASVLTMLAFLAALVFFMALDAADFSARLRLVVRMRPATGRALANLGISTRSYFAVAATFGAIVAVLDWILLLALDIPYAWLWALLAFVTNFIPNIGFVLGLVPPALVAWLLIGWETAVIIVIGYSVLNVVVQTLIQPKVVGDRVQLNTTLTFLALIVWTFLLGGLGAILAIPMTLLIRALFVDSQPQHRWVRLLFSSGPPPGTALKKKKPTSATRAEPPAADEQPSAATS encoded by the coding sequence ATGGCCACGTCTTCGAACCCCCGCTACAAACCCGAGCAGCGTTCCACGACCTCGGTCCCGACCGTGGTGCTGACGCTGGCCGGCATCGTGATCGTGTGCGCGGCGATGAAGATGACCGCCGCCATCATCGCCCCGGTGTTGCTGGCCTTCTTCCTGATGATGATCTTCCGACCGCTGATGGCCGAGTTGGAGCGGCGGCGAGTCCCCAGGGGTGTCACCATCGTGCTCAGCATGCTGCTGGTCTATGGCGTGATCGTCTTTCTCGGCGTCTGCGTTTATCTGGCGCTCGCCCGATTCGCGATGATCGTGGCCGAGAACGGTGACAAGTTCACCGAAGTGGCTCGGTTGGCTGCGCAGGTCGCCGCTCAGTTCGGGGTCGATCCGACCAACGTGCAGCAGATCTTCACCATCATCTCGCCGGCCCGGCTGGTGAACCTGGCGAGCACCCTGTTGTCGGTGTCTGCGTCGGTGCTGACCATGTTGGCCTTCCTGGCGGCCTTGGTGTTCTTCATGGCCCTGGACGCCGCGGACTTCTCCGCCCGGCTGCGCCTGGTCGTCCGGATGCGCCCGGCGACCGGTCGGGCCTTGGCGAATCTAGGCATCTCGACGCGCAGCTATTTCGCGGTCGCAGCGACCTTCGGTGCCATCGTGGCCGTCCTCGACTGGATCCTGCTGCTCGCCCTCGACATCCCGTACGCCTGGCTGTGGGCGTTGCTGGCCTTCGTGACCAACTTCATTCCCAACATCGGCTTCGTGCTGGGTCTGGTGCCTCCGGCGCTGGTCGCCTGGCTGCTCATCGGCTGGGAGACGGCGGTGATCATCGTGATCGGCTACTCGGTGCTGAACGTGGTGGTGCAGACCCTGATTCAGCCGAAGGTCGTCGGTGACCGCGTCCAGCTCAACACCACACTCACCTTCCTCGCCCTGATCGTGTGGACCTTCCTGCTCGGCGGCCTCGGTGCCATCCTGGCGATTCCGATGACATTGCTGATCCGGGCGCTGTTCGTCGACTCCCAGCCGCAGCACCGGTGGGTACGCCTGCTGTTCTCCTCCGGCCCGCCACCCGGGACCGCGCTGAAGAAGAAGAAGCCGACCTCGGCGACCCGTGCCGAGCCACCCGCCGCCGACGAGCAGCCGTCGGCAGCGACCTCCTGA
- a CDS encoding EcsC family protein, with amino-acid sequence MPSAQDVGRLFARGLPVAGRVTPQVAGGALRHVLELAIDGTAKLPGAKAAASRHLQRHGGSAELATEAVIEFHVGLASAQGFVTNLGGLAALPVSLPANLAGVAVVQTRMVAAIAHLRGYDLDDNRVRTALIMCLLGGEQVAKRIVTGKLPTSPLAIATAPMFDPQLDQRVAEEVLSDLIQRVGGKNLALTVTRRVPILGGGVGAVMDGIATHQIGKYAKSELVIRRSIVG; translated from the coding sequence ATGCCGTCTGCCCAAGATGTCGGCAGATTGTTCGCACGAGGCCTGCCGGTGGCCGGCCGGGTCACCCCACAGGTCGCCGGTGGCGCGTTGCGGCACGTGCTGGAGTTGGCGATCGACGGAACCGCCAAACTGCCGGGTGCGAAGGCGGCCGCGAGCCGACACCTGCAACGTCATGGCGGATCGGCCGAGTTGGCGACCGAGGCGGTCATCGAGTTCCACGTCGGGCTCGCGAGTGCTCAGGGCTTCGTCACCAATCTCGGCGGGCTGGCGGCCCTCCCGGTGTCTCTGCCCGCCAACCTCGCCGGCGTTGCGGTGGTGCAGACCCGGATGGTCGCCGCGATCGCCCATCTGCGCGGCTACGACCTCGATGACAACCGCGTCCGTACGGCCCTGATCATGTGCCTGCTGGGCGGTGAGCAGGTCGCGAAACGGATCGTCACCGGCAAGCTGCCGACCTCGCCGCTGGCCATTGCGACCGCGCCGATGTTCGACCCACAGCTCGACCAGCGCGTCGCCGAAGAGGTGCTGAGCGACCTCATCCAGCGCGTCGGCGGCAAGAACCTCGCTCTCACGGTCACCCGACGGGTGCCGATCCTCGGCGGCGGCGTCGGCGCGGTGATGGACGGGATCGCCACCCACCAGATCGGCAAGTACGCCAAGTCCGAGCTGGTCATCCGTCGCTCGATCGTCGGATAG
- a CDS encoding glycine C-acetyltransferase codes for MYGALKDHLEAELAGIEGAGLLKRERGIAGPQGTEVDVAGNRVLNFCANNYLGLADDPRLVAAAKQALDEWGYGLASVRFICGTQDQHLELERRVSSFLGTEDTILFSSCFDANGGVFETLFGPEDAIISDALNHASLIDGIRLSKARRFRYRNRDLADLESQLQLAADARFRVIVTDGVFSMDGYIAPLAEICDLADRYDALVLVDDSHAVGFIGEHGAGTPELCGVSDRVDVYTGTFGKALGGASGGYVSSHREIVQLLRQRSRPYLFSNTLAPAIVAGTLAALDLIEGSGELRQRLQSNARLFRSLMEAEGFDLLPGEHPIIPVMFGDAALTARIAAEMQRHGVYVTAFSFPVVPRGAARIRVQLSAAHAEDQIRRCVAAFVQARDSAGSPD; via the coding sequence ATGTACGGGGCACTCAAGGACCACCTCGAAGCCGAGCTCGCCGGCATCGAAGGCGCGGGGTTGCTGAAGCGGGAACGGGGGATCGCCGGCCCGCAGGGCACCGAGGTCGACGTCGCAGGTAACCGAGTGCTCAACTTCTGCGCCAACAACTACCTGGGTCTGGCCGACGACCCCCGGCTGGTCGCAGCGGCTAAACAGGCGCTCGACGAGTGGGGCTACGGGCTGGCCAGCGTACGGTTCATCTGCGGCACCCAGGATCAGCACCTGGAACTGGAACGGCGCGTGTCGAGCTTCCTGGGCACCGAGGACACGATCCTGTTCTCCTCCTGCTTCGACGCCAACGGGGGAGTCTTCGAGACCTTGTTCGGACCCGAGGACGCGATCATCTCCGACGCCTTGAACCACGCCTCCCTGATCGACGGCATCCGGCTGTCCAAGGCACGCCGATTCCGCTACCGGAACCGTGACCTGGCCGACCTCGAAAGCCAACTCCAACTCGCCGCCGATGCCCGGTTCCGAGTGATTGTCACCGACGGGGTCTTTTCCATGGACGGCTACATCGCGCCGCTGGCGGAGATCTGCGACCTCGCCGATCGTTATGACGCCTTGGTGCTGGTCGACGACTCCCACGCCGTCGGGTTCATCGGCGAGCACGGCGCCGGTACGCCGGAGCTGTGCGGGGTCTCCGATCGGGTCGACGTCTACACCGGCACCTTCGGCAAGGCGCTCGGCGGCGCCTCTGGTGGCTACGTCTCCTCACATCGGGAGATCGTGCAGTTGCTGCGGCAGCGATCCCGGCCATACCTGTTCTCCAACACGCTTGCCCCGGCCATCGTGGCCGGCACCCTGGCTGCGCTGGACCTGATCGAGGGCTCCGGCGAACTGCGCCAGCGGCTGCAGAGCAACGCAAGGCTCTTCCGGTCGCTGATGGAGGCCGAGGGCTTTGACTTGCTGCCTGGAGAGCACCCGATCATCCCTGTCATGTTCGGCGATGCTGCGCTCACCGCCCGGATCGCCGCCGAGATGCAGCGCCACGGGGTCTATGTCACGGCGTTCAGCTTCCCGGTGGTGCCGCGCGGCGCGGCCCGCATTCGGGTGCAGCTGTCCGCAGCTCACGCCGAGGACCAGATCCGCCGGTGCGTCGCCGCCTTCGTCCAAGCTCGCGACAGCGCCGGGTCGCCGGACTGA
- the efeB gene encoding iron uptake transporter deferrochelatase/peroxidase subunit: protein MSTSVPNPPAEGAAEDGETLGREVASGDRPRGVSRRGLLGAAGAGVVGIGLGAAGMAVRNRQPAGSAEPSPIDRAYPFYGDHQGGIITPAQDRLHFAAFDVTTSSREELIGLLRDWTAAAARLTAGQDAGEIGATSGAYDAPPDDTGEAIGLPPSGLTITFGFGPSLFRARGKDRFGIADRQPAALRRLPHFPADNLDPTRSDGDLCIQACADDPQVAVHAVRNLARIAFGRAAVRWSQLGFGRTSSTSVSQTTPRNLFGFKDGTANLKAEESALLDQHVWVPAGADPAAGWLAGGSYLVARRINMTIETWDRQSLREQEAVIGRTKAEGAPLSGGEEFTEPDFAMLGRGELPLIPEDSHVAMVHPDNNDGAQMLRRGYNFVDGSNGLGRLDAGLFFIAYVVDPRTHFIPIQTKIGIGDAMSEYLQHTGSALFAVPPGVKQGEYVGQALFT, encoded by the coding sequence ATGTCGACATCGGTGCCGAATCCTCCAGCCGAGGGAGCCGCGGAAGACGGCGAGACCCTCGGCCGGGAGGTCGCATCCGGGGACCGTCCGCGCGGCGTCTCGCGGCGCGGACTCCTCGGGGCAGCCGGTGCCGGTGTCGTGGGGATCGGGCTCGGGGCAGCCGGCATGGCGGTGCGGAATCGCCAGCCGGCCGGCTCGGCGGAACCGAGTCCGATCGATCGGGCGTACCCCTTCTACGGCGACCACCAGGGTGGCATCATCACTCCCGCCCAGGACCGACTGCACTTCGCGGCGTTCGACGTCACGACATCTTCACGGGAAGAGCTCATCGGGCTGTTGCGGGACTGGACGGCCGCCGCAGCACGGCTGACCGCCGGCCAGGATGCCGGCGAGATCGGAGCGACGTCCGGAGCCTACGACGCACCACCCGATGACACCGGGGAGGCGATCGGACTGCCTCCGTCGGGGCTGACCATCACCTTCGGCTTCGGGCCCTCCTTGTTTCGCGCCCGGGGGAAGGATCGGTTCGGGATCGCCGACCGGCAGCCGGCGGCACTGCGCCGGCTGCCGCACTTCCCCGCCGACAACCTCGATCCGACCAGGTCGGACGGTGATCTGTGCATCCAGGCGTGCGCCGACGATCCACAGGTCGCGGTGCACGCGGTGCGGAACCTGGCCCGGATCGCATTCGGGCGGGCGGCGGTCCGCTGGTCACAGCTCGGCTTCGGTCGCACCTCGTCGACGTCGGTGTCGCAGACCACGCCCCGGAATCTCTTCGGCTTCAAGGACGGCACGGCCAATCTGAAGGCCGAGGAGTCGGCGCTGCTCGACCAGCATGTCTGGGTGCCGGCCGGCGCCGACCCGGCGGCCGGCTGGCTGGCCGGCGGCTCCTATCTGGTGGCCCGCCGGATCAACATGACCATCGAGACCTGGGACCGGCAGTCGTTGCGCGAGCAGGAGGCCGTGATCGGGCGGACCAAGGCCGAGGGCGCCCCCCTGTCCGGCGGTGAGGAGTTCACCGAGCCGGACTTCGCGATGCTGGGGCGTGGGGAGCTGCCGCTGATTCCCGAGGACTCCCACGTGGCGATGGTGCACCCGGACAACAACGACGGTGCCCAGATGCTGCGCCGCGGCTACAACTTCGTCGACGGCTCGAACGGTCTCGGCCGATTGGACGCCGGCCTGTTCTTCATCGCGTACGTGGTCGATCCGCGGACCCATTTCATCCCGATCCAGACCAAGATCGGGATCGGCGACGCGATGAGCGAGTACCTCCAGCACACCGGGTCGGCATTGTTCGCCGTGCCCCCAGGGGTCAAGCAGGGCGAGTACGTGGGTCAGGCACTGTTCACCTGA
- the efeU gene encoding iron uptake transporter permease EfeU → MLANYLIGLREGLEAALVVSILVAYLVKTDRRHLLPRIWLGVGVAVGISLLFGALLTFGPKGLTFEAQEAIGGALSIIAVGFVTWMIFWMATAAKSISGELKAAIDKAADAKPWSLMVVALLAVGREGLETAMFIWAATQASTRGTGASWVPLLGALLGLITAVILGYLFYKGAVRINLTKFFTWTGAFLIVVAGGVLAYGVHDLQEAGILPGLHNLAFDVSETIPPTSWYGTLLKGIFNFSPATTWLEATVWVLYVVPTMIIFLRRIRRRSAPAKTAATTVPAPESH, encoded by the coding sequence ATGCTGGCCAACTATCTGATCGGCCTGCGCGAGGGCTTGGAAGCGGCCCTCGTGGTCAGCATCCTGGTCGCCTATCTGGTCAAGACCGACCGTCGTCATCTGCTGCCTCGGATCTGGCTCGGTGTCGGCGTGGCGGTCGGCATCTCACTGCTGTTCGGCGCCCTGCTCACCTTCGGCCCGAAGGGACTGACCTTCGAGGCCCAGGAGGCGATCGGCGGCGCCTTGTCCATCATCGCCGTCGGGTTCGTCACCTGGATGATCTTCTGGATGGCGACCGCCGCCAAGAGCATCTCCGGCGAGCTGAAGGCCGCCATCGACAAGGCCGCCGACGCCAAGCCGTGGTCGCTGATGGTGGTGGCGCTGCTCGCCGTCGGTCGTGAAGGTCTCGAGACGGCCATGTTCATCTGGGCCGCCACGCAGGCCAGCACTCGCGGGACCGGAGCCAGCTGGGTGCCGCTGCTCGGCGCCCTGCTCGGCCTGATCACCGCCGTCATCCTGGGATACCTGTTCTACAAGGGCGCCGTGCGGATCAACCTGACGAAGTTCTTCACCTGGACCGGCGCCTTCTTGATCGTCGTCGCCGGCGGCGTGCTCGCGTACGGGGTGCACGACCTGCAAGAGGCCGGCATCCTCCCCGGACTGCACAACCTGGCCTTCGACGTCAGCGAGACCATCCCGCCGACCAGCTGGTACGGCACCCTGCTCAAGGGCATCTTCAACTTCTCCCCGGCCACCACCTGGCTCGAGGCGACCGTCTGGGTGCTCTACGTCGTGCCGACCATGATCATCTTCCTGCGGCGCATCCGGCGCCGCAGTGCACCCGCCAAGACGGCCGCCACGACCGTCCCCGCTCCAGAAAGCCACTGA
- a CDS encoding SGNH/GDSL hydrolase family protein, with protein MPIFHRYVAIGDSSTEGLVDPDGQGGYRGWADRLAQLVADAQDEPLEYANLAVRSLRLNEIRNRQFDDAIALQPDLMTIFGGGNDLIAVGWDLDTMRADLAAMYGEARAHDCTVLTFTLPDPTSINPFGKHLKDRMFRFNDIVRAEAERYGVLVMDFQNYPIAEDPRLWFEDRLHGNELGHQRTAAALAWRLGIDGADESWAEPLDDEPARRQFHQQLASDVDWIRRYLGPWLGKGIRGVPHGDGVDPKRPVPTVVPRSMTRSRSGS; from the coding sequence GTGCCTATCTTTCACCGCTACGTCGCGATCGGAGACTCGAGTACGGAGGGTCTGGTCGACCCGGACGGGCAGGGCGGCTACCGAGGCTGGGCCGACCGGCTCGCGCAGCTGGTCGCTGACGCCCAGGATGAGCCGTTGGAGTACGCCAACCTGGCCGTTCGCAGCCTCCGGCTCAACGAGATCCGCAACCGCCAGTTCGATGACGCGATTGCGCTGCAGCCGGACCTGATGACCATCTTCGGCGGCGGCAACGACCTCATCGCGGTCGGCTGGGATCTCGACACGATGCGCGCCGACCTGGCCGCCATGTATGGCGAGGCGCGCGCCCACGACTGCACCGTGCTGACCTTCACCCTGCCGGATCCGACCTCGATCAACCCGTTCGGCAAGCATCTGAAGGACCGGATGTTCCGGTTCAACGACATCGTGCGGGCGGAGGCCGAGCGCTACGGGGTCTTGGTGATGGACTTCCAGAACTACCCGATCGCCGAGGATCCGCGGTTGTGGTTCGAGGACCGGCTGCACGGCAACGAGCTCGGCCATCAACGTACGGCGGCTGCCCTCGCCTGGCGGCTGGGGATCGACGGTGCCGACGAGTCCTGGGCCGAGCCGCTGGACGACGAGCCGGCCCGGCGGCAGTTCCATCAACAGCTCGCCTCCGACGTGGACTGGATCCGCCGCTATCTCGGACCCTGGCTGGGCAAGGGGATTCGAGGGGTGCCGCACGGTGACGGTGTCGACCCCAAGCGCCCCGTGCCCACCGTCGTGCCCCGTTCCATGACGCGAAGTCGCTCGGGTTCGTAG
- the mmuM gene encoding homocysteine S-methyltransferase, whose protein sequence is MTGRRRSLAAAIAAGPVLMDGGLGTELESSGCDVTGILWSGQLLLDAPEVVEAAHRRFFAAGAQVAISGSYQLSFEGLAAVGVDRAAAETMLRRSVAVASAAREAAVDPDQTWVAASVGPYGATLADGSEFRGTYGKTVTELQQWHRPRLTVLAEAGADVLAIETIPCLAEVEALLRDIDGSGVPSWLSLTCASATTTRAGEPVAEAFAMAADVAEVIAVGVNCLPPGDARDLVATAARSSGKPVVVYPNSGEEWDAVHKSWYGDGSLLAGEIAGWLADGARLVGGCCRVRPAEIEKLAAELSAAESGAA, encoded by the coding sequence GTGACCGGACGGAGAAGGTCACTGGCTGCCGCGATCGCGGCGGGCCCGGTGCTGATGGATGGCGGACTGGGCACTGAGCTGGAGTCGAGCGGCTGCGATGTGACCGGGATTCTGTGGTCGGGTCAGCTGCTGCTGGACGCGCCCGAGGTCGTCGAGGCAGCCCACCGGCGGTTCTTCGCGGCGGGGGCCCAGGTGGCGATCAGCGGCTCCTACCAGCTCTCCTTCGAAGGACTGGCCGCCGTCGGCGTCGACCGGGCGGCTGCCGAGACCATGCTTCGGCGGAGTGTGGCCGTGGCGTCGGCGGCCCGGGAGGCGGCCGTCGACCCGGACCAGACCTGGGTGGCTGCCTCGGTCGGCCCCTACGGGGCGACGCTCGCCGACGGTTCTGAGTTCCGCGGTACGTATGGCAAGACTGTCACCGAGCTTCAGCAGTGGCACCGGCCGCGACTGACGGTGCTGGCGGAGGCCGGGGCCGACGTCTTGGCGATCGAGACCATCCCCTGCCTGGCGGAGGTCGAGGCGCTGCTGCGCGATATCGACGGCAGTGGGGTGCCGAGCTGGCTGTCGCTGACCTGCGCCTCCGCGACGACCACCCGAGCCGGCGAGCCGGTTGCGGAAGCGTTCGCGATGGCGGCCGACGTCGCGGAGGTCATAGCGGTCGGCGTCAACTGCCTGCCGCCCGGGGATGCCCGGGATCTGGTGGCGACCGCCGCCCGGTCCTCGGGGAAGCCGGTGGTGGTCTATCCGAATAGCGGCGAGGAGTGGGACGCCGTCCACAAGTCCTGGTACGGCGACGGGTCGCTGCTCGCCGGTGAGATCGCCGGCTGGCTCGCGGACGGTGCCCGGCTGGTCGGCGGCTGCTGCCGGGTCCGCCCGGCCGAGATCGAGAAGCTGGCAGCCGAGCTCAGCGCCGCGGAGTCCGGCGCGGCCTAG
- a CDS encoding LLM class flavin-dependent oxidoreductase, whose translation MKKIGFLSFGHWTDSPHSMVRSGADALLQSIELAVAAEEVGADGAYYRVHHFAQQLASPFPLLAAAGARTSRIELGTAVIDMRYENPLYMAEDAGAADLISGGRLQLGISRGSPEQVIDGFRYFGHIPPEGSSDADMAREHARVFLEVLGGQGFAKPNPRPMFPNPPGLLRVEPYAPGLRERIWWGAGTRATAEWTASQGMNLMSSTLLTEDTGVPFHQLQAEQIQLFRDAWKTAGHEREPRVSVSRSIFPIVSDLDRQLFWREQKSTDTVGWLDGGNARFGKTYAAEPDKLIADLAADEAIAAADTLLLTVPNQLGVDYNAHVLESVVKLIAPELGWR comes from the coding sequence ATGAAGAAGATCGGCTTCCTGTCGTTCGGGCACTGGACGGACTCGCCGCACTCGATGGTTCGTTCCGGCGCTGACGCGCTGTTGCAGTCCATCGAGCTGGCGGTGGCGGCAGAGGAGGTGGGGGCTGACGGTGCCTACTACCGGGTGCACCACTTCGCCCAGCAGCTGGCCTCACCATTCCCGCTGCTCGCGGCTGCCGGCGCCAGGACGAGCCGGATCGAGCTCGGCACGGCGGTCATCGACATGCGGTACGAGAATCCGCTCTACATGGCCGAGGACGCCGGTGCGGCCGACCTGATCTCCGGCGGCCGACTGCAGCTCGGCATCAGCCGGGGATCGCCCGAGCAGGTGATCGACGGCTTCCGCTACTTCGGACACATCCCGCCGGAAGGTAGCTCGGATGCGGACATGGCGCGCGAGCATGCCCGGGTCTTCCTCGAGGTCCTGGGCGGTCAGGGCTTCGCGAAGCCGAATCCGCGGCCGATGTTCCCGAATCCGCCGGGTCTGTTGCGGGTCGAGCCGTACGCACCTGGTCTGCGGGAGCGGATCTGGTGGGGTGCGGGAACCCGCGCCACGGCCGAGTGGACCGCGTCGCAGGGAATGAACCTGATGAGTTCGACCCTGCTCACCGAGGACACCGGCGTACCGTTCCATCAGCTGCAGGCCGAGCAGATCCAGCTGTTCCGGGACGCGTGGAAGACCGCCGGTCACGAACGCGAACCGCGGGTCTCGGTCAGCCGCAGCATCTTCCCGATCGTCAGCGACCTGGACCGGCAACTGTTCTGGCGGGAGCAGAAGTCCACCGACACCGTCGGTTGGCTGGACGGCGGCAACGCGCGATTCGGTAAGACGTACGCGGCCGAGCCGGACAAGCTGATCGCCGACCTGGCTGCTGACGAGGCCATCGCCGCCGCCGACACGCTGCTGTTGACCGTGCCGAACCAGCTGGGGGTCGACTACAACGCGCACGTGTTGGAGAGCGTGGTCAAGCTGATCGCCCCCGAGCTCGGCTGGCGTTGA